The Euzebya rosea genome segment GTCCGGGTCGTCCTTGACCGTCTCGTTGAAGGTGCGCAGGCCCTGCGTGTCCTCGTCGTCGACGAGCGGATCCGCGACCTTGCCGGACCACAGCACGTTGTCGGCCAGCAGCACGCCGCCGGGACGGAGCAGGCGCTTGGCGTGCTCCAGGTATTCGGGGTACTCCGACTTCATCGCGTCGATGAAGACGATGTCGTAGGCGGAGTCCGCCAGCTTCGGCAGCATCAGCAGCGCAGGGCCGAGCAGCGACCGGACTCGGGACGTCAGCCCGGCTTCGTTGAAGGCCTGCTGGGCCAGCGACTGGTTGCCCGAGTCGATCTCGATCGTGGTCAGGATCCCCTTGGGGTCCATGCCGCCGAGGAACCACAGGCCGCTGTAGCCGCCGCCGGAGCCGATCTCGACCACGGTTCGTGCACCGGTGGCGCGGGCCATGAAGCGCAGCACCGAGCCGATCTCGCTGCTGACCGCGGGGATGTCGCTCTCCTCGCTGCGCGCACGAGCGGCCCGAAGGGGTTCGTCCTCCCCTTCGGCATGGGATCGAAGGTACGCAGTCACGCGCTGATCGTTCAGCATCTCGCAGGCAGCCTACCTGCCGAGGCGTCGGGAACACGACAACGACAACGGTCGCCGCGATGCCCGGGTCCGACGGGTCCGGCATGCTGGCAGCGTGGAGGAACCCGAGGTCGCAGACCTGCCGTCGACGTCGCCGACCGGACGGCTGTCCCTGGTGTGGGTGGCTGCCGTCGCGGGTCTCATCGGTGTCCTCGTGGGGGCTGGGCTGGTGGCCCTGGTGCTCCCCGGCAGGCAGGGGCCTGCCGGGCCGGTGGCCCGTCCG includes the following:
- a CDS encoding O-methyltransferase, with the translated sequence MTAYLRSHAEGEDEPLRAARARSEESDIPAVSSEIGSVLRFMARATGARTVVEIGSGGGYSGLWFLGGMDPKGILTTIEIDSGNQSLAQQAFNEAGLTSRVRSLLGPALLMLPKLADSAYDIVFIDAMKSEYPEYLEHAKRLLRPGGVLLADNVLWSGKVADPLVDDEDTQGLRTFNETVKDDPDLASILLPIDDGLMAAVLRAS